TTGGCTTCAAGAAAATAAGGTTTGACTCCGGCTTTATAGCTCGGCTTGGTCACCTCAATCGGGTAGGGTTTGCTTTTAACGCCTTTGAGTTCAAAAGGTGGGATCATCAATTTACCTGTCTGTTTCGCCACCAGACGCAATTGCCAACGGGTGGTGGAACTGAAATCACCATTAATAATCTGTATTTGATTGCTTTGCTGGCGGCTCAATACATCGAATTGGTCCTGCAAAATAGAGGTATCCAGACTGGCATTGGCGATTTGAAAGTCTGTTTCCACTATGACAGTGATAATGTCGCTCAACTCAACCTTGTCGCGGTCGGCTTTAACGCTGATGGAGTCGGCAATGGCACTATTAGCGGCCAAGCATAAAACACCAAGCAGACAAATTTGCATAAAACAATTGCTGAGCCGCTTGGTTGAGGAAAACAAAAAAAACTCTGTTGTACGGTAGCTATTTACCATGGTTTATCCGTTGTTGTCTGATGGTTCTGATTCTGTTGATATTGATATTCGAATTTACGTTTTAGAAACAGTCCGGGTTGATCTGGAATCTGCTGTAACCAGTTACGCTGCGCCTGTTGCTGTTCGGTTAGTGGCTCGTCTGAATCGAATTGAGCAGCCTTATTATCGCTTGGGTATTTTTGTGATTCTTTAGCAGTTTTATCAGTTAATCGAGGTTTTTTGTCGCTATCTGCATTATTTTGTTGCGAACTGCCTTGATCTTGTTTGTTGATATCGGCGTCTTTTTGTTTGCTTTCTTGTGCTTGTTGGGAAGCACCGGCTTTATCCTCCGCAGACGGATTGGCTTTTGATTTAGGATCGGCCGACTGTTTATCTCTGTTTTGAGCGTTTTGCTTTTGTTGTTGCCCTTCGTGCTTGGTGTCTTTAGTTTCTGTTGTTGGAGAAGCTTGCTCGGTCTTTTCGCTGCTTTCAGTTTTAGCGGATTCTTGTGGGTGTTGTTTGCTACGGTTCTGATTTTGTTCGGCTTTGTTTCGCTGTTGATTAAGTTGCTCAACCACGGCCAGGTTGTCTTTGGCTTGCTGCCAATCAGGTTTGAGTTGCAATGCCTGTTTATAGGCTTTTATCGCTTCTTCAAGTTGGTTATCCATCGCCAGGGCATTGCCCAAATTATAAAACCCTTGGGCACTCTTATCGGTAGCAAAAAGTTGAGCCGCTTCTTTATATTTGCCTAGCTTATATAAAGCGCTGGCGCGCCATTGAGGGTCGGTAAATTGTGCTTCGGCAGCGCTATACTGGTTGTTTTGCCAAGCTTGGTAACCGAGTTGATCGGGTGATTTGAACAGATCGCTCCATACCGTTTCATTAGCTTGAGCATAGCTTGGTTGTGGTTGCAGGGTTAAAAGTGGTGAAATGAAAAACAGGCTGAATAAAATGCCGCGACGATAAAACAGAGCCACCGCTGGAATAATCAAAAACAGTAAAAAGATGCCGACATCCAATGGATGTTGTACCGATTTCCCCGGCTCTTTTTCATTATGGGTTGCGCCCTTATCAAATGGCGGTAACAAGCTGCCGGTTTGCTGTTTGGCGGCATTAAACTGGGTCCAGTTGAATGTCACACCTCGTTGATTGGCGACTTGCACCAATTGCCTAAAATTATCCAGTGGCAGGGTGGGATGCACTAATTGACCGCTATTGTCTTTAAGCAAGCCGTAATTGGGAATTTGTACTACGCCACCGGCTTGTGTGCCAACGGTCATTAGACTAATGCTGTAATCATGTTTTGCCAACCATTCGCTGATTGGTTGGATTTGGTCGTTTTCCAGATCATCGGTGATCCAGATAATATGCCCTTGCGTGACCTGATTACCCTTTAACAGTTTAGCCGCCAGTTGCAAAGCTGATAGAGGATCCGAGCCATAGCCCGGCATCAGCAAGGGATCGAGTGATGGCAATAGGTTGAGCAGGGTCGCGTTGTCTTCGGAGATCGGACTGATCGTATGCGCCGAACCGGCATAAGCCACCATCCCGGTGGCATATTCAGGGTGTTGTTTTAACAGGTCGGTAAGCAGATATTTAATGCGCTGCAAGCGCTCTGGCGGTATATCGTCCGCCATCATCGACAGCGATAAATCCAAAACAATCACGTTACCTTGATGAGACTTTTTTGCCGGAATCTCTATTGCTTTAAGCCACGGGCCTGATAGGGCAAATATCATTAGAATCCAGACAAAAGCGAGCAAGGCGAGAATCATTTTCTGATTCAGGCTAGGTCCTTGTTGTGCGCTATTTGCTAGCAGTAGCTTTTGGAACTTGGCGGCAATAATCTGGTTCCAGGCACCGTTTTGATGTTGTTTTTGCCAGCCTAGATAAAGCAATAGCAACATCGGCAATAGAGCCAAAAACCACCAAGGACGTAAAAAGTGCAATTGATTAAGGATTTCCATTACAGCGCGCTCCTAAACCGCCATGCGGCGGCGAAAAAGCTTAATAACAGAGCCAAAGCCAAAGGCCAAATATAGAGTTCACTCCGTAACCGGTAGCTGTAGATATCATGCTCAACCGATTCCAACTGGTTGATGTGCTGATAAATCTGTGCCAGTTGTTTGGTGTCGTTGGCTTGAAAAAAGGCACCCCCGGTGATTTTGGCGATTTGTGTTAGCGCTTCGATATCCATATCCGGCTTTTGCGCGAGGAAATTATCCAAACCGACCCGGCTACGAACCTTACCGACCCCAACCGTATAGATCTTCAAGCCCATTTTCTTTGCCTGCTGGGCGGCATCGAACGGATCTACTTCGCCGTCTGTATTGGAACCGTCTGTGAGCAGAATAAGCACCGAATCGCTGAGTTTTTGTTGCTGTTTATATTGGTTGAGGTGTTTAAGGCTCAGACCTATCGCATCACCGATAGCGGTATTGTTTCCGGCCATACCGATTTCGGTTTCCATTAGCAGGGTTTTTACCGTATTTAGGTCGTAGGTCAGAGGACTCTGTAAAAAAGCCTGACTGCCAAAGACAATCAACCCCATTCTGTCGCCTCGGCGTTGGTTGATAAACTCGGAAACCACCGCTTTGACCGCTAGCAGTCGATTGACTTCATCGCCACCTAGATACATATCGGTTTTTTGCATACTGCCGGATAAATCGACGGCTAACATCATCTCCTTGCCGCTGGCTTCAAAGGGTGTGCTATCAAGATAGTAAACCGGACGGGTTGCGGCCAGAATCAAGCTGATCCAGAGTAAAACCGCCAGAACCGATAGCCTCGATTTTTGTTGTTGCGGATCGATTAGGCTTTGTTCAGGCATTTGTCCATTGATGCGTTGAATGATTTGCGGTGCCAATAGCGGAGACTGCTGCTGTTTGACCGGTTTTATGACAAAGCGCAGTAGCCAGGGTAGTGGCAATAAAGCCAGCATCCACGGCCAGAGCAGATCAACTTGTGCAATATGATTCAGCAAACCGTTCCACATTATTGGTGATGTCCTTTAATCCATTTGTAGGCATAGTCATACCAGATCTGCACCGCATTTTTTACCGAAAGAGTTTGCTGATTGGCTATTTGTATTTCGGTTCGCTCCTGATAACCTAGCATCATAATCGCATTGAGATTATCCGGTTGGGCAATGAACTTGCAGCGGTTCTGCAAAAAATCGAGCCAGGCTTGATCTATCAATGCCGCGGTGGCATTACGTCCATAAGCGCTGAGTGCGACCTGCTTTACCAATTGGTTGATTTCAGCGATTTTTTCGTTGGCGCTAAGATGTTCGGCCTGTTGAATGACCTGTAATTTTTTTAGTGCCTGATGGCGGTAGCGATTGCGGCGTTTCTGCTCGAGGAAATACCAAGTCACACCGACAATCGCCATTATCAGAGCGAAAATCAGTAGCCAGGAACTATAAGAAAGCGGCCACCAGCCGACAGGGTCGGGCAATTGAATATCGTGCAGTTGTTGGCCAAGCGCTGCACTTAGCTGAGTCGCATCATTCAGGTTATTCGGGTTGTCCATTACATTGGGCACAAGACTTCGCCTCCATTAGACAATTAATTGTTGTTGCATTAAAGCCGACATCGGGTTTGCCGCACTGGATACCTCTATCAGGGCGATACCGAGTTGACTGCATCGATCAAAGGTTTGCCGCCACTGCTTTTGATAAAGGTCTTGATAGGCGGCTTGGGTTTTTGAGTTACTGCTATCGAGTTGCAGCCAGTTATCGCTCTGCAAAGAGGGGGTCAGGCTAAGCCAACCGAAGTGTGGTAGCTGTTTTTCCAAAGGATCATAAATGTGGATCGCGCTGACATCGGCTTTTTTGCTCAATTGCAGTAATTCTTTGGTAGCGCATTGCGTCATATTGATCATATCGCCGATTAAAAACACCTTGTGGTTGGCGCTCGGGCTCAATAAAAGTTGTTTGAGTGCCTGAGGCCAGTCTTTGGCGTTGGGTGATTGCGGTTGACGCAACTGGTTTTGTAAGGCAATCGCCTGTTGCAGGCAAAAACCCCACTCCGAGGTTTGACGTTTTGCCGCCTGCCAGTGGTGTTTTTGCCCGTTGAACAGCAGAGCACCGATACGTTCATTTTGCTGTAATGAGACCCAGCCCAAGATTGCCGCGATATTTAATGCCTGCGCCGCTTTGGTATGGACTCGCGAGCCGAAGAACATATTGGCGGTCTGTTCAACCACCACCAAGGCGGGACGTTCGTTTTCCTCAATAAACAGCTTGGTATGCGGTTTTTGCGTGCGTGCGGTGACACGCCAATCTATATGGCGGATGTCGTCACCGGGTTGATATTGGCGTACCTCGCTAAAGCTCATGCCACGACCTTTTTTCAACGCAGTATGCTCACCACTGTGATGGGCGAGTTGATTGGGCTGGTGTTTGAGTTTCTTTTGCTTCACGTGAAACCTGAACGCCACCAGTTCATCCAATTGGCTGTACAGACTGTCATTATCCATAGCATTCGCAGTCATAACTAAGCATCATCTCAAGATAGCGCTGAATCAGGTTACCGGAACCAGTTGAAGAATCTGGTTGATAACCGTATCGCAATCAACGCCTTGTGCCTCGGCCTCGAAACTCAATAACAGCCGGTGGCGGAAGACATCATGGATCACCGCCTGAACATTGTCTGGGCTGACAAAGTCTTTACCGTGTAACCATGCATGGGCACGGGCGCAGCGAGACAGCGCAATGGTAGCGCGCGGGCTGACACCTACGGCAATCTGCTGGGCAAGTTCATCGGAGTAGCTTTTGGCTTCGCGTGTAGCCATGACCAGTTCGACCAGATAGGTTTTGACATTGTCGGCCACATGGATATCGAGAATCTGCTGGCGTGCCTCGAACAGCTTATCCTGAGTTAAATGGCTGGCTGCAGCGGTGGCTTCTTTGCGACGCGCTTCGTTTTCGACCAGATCAAGAATTTGACGTTCGCTTTGTGCATCCGGGTAGCCGATATTGACATGGAGCATAAAACGGTCGAGCTGCGCTTCCGGCAATGGATAGGTGCCTTCCTGCTCCAACGGGTTTTGGGTCGCCATGACCATAAAAAGCTGTTCCATCGGTAAACTGCGTTTACCGACACTGACCTGACCTTCAGCCATCGCCTCAAGCAAAGCGGCTTGCACCTTAGCGGGCGCACGGTTGATTTCATCGGCAAGGATCAGGTTATGGAAAATCGGCCCGGACTGGAATTCGAAAGCGCCGTTTTCCGGGCGATAGATTTCGGTACCGGTAATGTCAGACGGCAGCAAATCGGGGGTGAACTGAATGCGATGGAAGCTGCCTTCGATAAAATCGGCAAGGGTTTTGATTGCCTTGGTTTTGGCAAGACCCGGTGGGCCTTCGACCAGTAGATGACCATCGGCTAACAGTGCAATTAACAGACGTTCGGTTAAGTGCTGCTGACCGATAATATGTTGATTGATTTGCTGTTGTAGTTGTTGAAAATCCTGTGCGAGGTTATTGGCCACAAATACACCCTTTTTGTTTGGCTCTAGTAAAAGCGTTTCCCCGCATTATACTCAAATCGTCTCAGGGTGGCAGGGTTGAGAGCGAAAAGTAAAACTTTGTTCAGAGTGTCGTTGCGAGGAGTTGTTCAAATAGTGCTTTAGAGCAGTTCTATCCAGTGTTTTACCGGGGTTTTGGTGGCTTTTTGCAGGTGCATCAGGCAGCCGATATTGGCGGTGACAATAATCGGCGGTTTGGTGTCTTCCAATTGCTCGATTTTATTGGCGCGTAACTGCTTGGCGAGCTTCGGTTGAAGGATTGAATAGGTGCCAGCCGAGCCGCAGCAAAGGTGAGCATCCTTTGGCAGGCTGACACGGTAGCCCAAACGGCGCAAGGTATCTTCCACCAGGCCGGGTAATTTCTGTCCATGTTGCAAGGTACAGGGCGAATGATAGGTGACACGCTGGTTTTTATAGTGGGTGAAGGCCGATAGATCCTGCTTGGCGAGAAATTCGGCGATATCGACACTGGCATCACTGATAATTCGCGCCTTGTCTGAGTATTCCTCATCGTTT
Above is a window of Thiomicrorhabdus sediminis DNA encoding:
- a CDS encoding VWA domain-containing protein, whose protein sequence is MEILNQLHFLRPWWFLALLPMLLLLYLGWQKQHQNGAWNQIIAAKFQKLLLANSAQQGPSLNQKMILALLAFVWILMIFALSGPWLKAIEIPAKKSHQGNVIVLDLSLSMMADDIPPERLQRIKYLLTDLLKQHPEYATGMVAYAGSAHTISPISEDNATLLNLLPSLDPLLMPGYGSDPLSALQLAAKLLKGNQVTQGHIIWITDDLENDQIQPISEWLAKHDYSISLMTVGTQAGGVVQIPNYGLLKDNSGQLVHPTLPLDNFRQLVQVANQRGVTFNWTQFNAAKQQTGSLLPPFDKGATHNEKEPGKSVQHPLDVGIFLLFLIIPAVALFYRRGILFSLFFISPLLTLQPQPSYAQANETVWSDLFKSPDQLGYQAWQNNQYSAAEAQFTDPQWRASALYKLGKYKEAAQLFATDKSAQGFYNLGNALAMDNQLEEAIKAYKQALQLKPDWQQAKDNLAVVEQLNQQRNKAEQNQNRSKQHPQESAKTESSEKTEQASPTTETKDTKHEGQQQKQNAQNRDKQSADPKSKANPSAEDKAGASQQAQESKQKDADINKQDQGSSQQNNADSDKKPRLTDKTAKESQKYPSDNKAAQFDSDEPLTEQQQAQRNWLQQIPDQPGLFLKRKFEYQYQQNQNHQTTTDKPW
- a CDS encoding DUF58 domain-containing protein produces the protein MTANAMDNDSLYSQLDELVAFRFHVKQKKLKHQPNQLAHHSGEHTALKKGRGMSFSEVRQYQPGDDIRHIDWRVTARTQKPHTKLFIEENERPALVVVEQTANMFFGSRVHTKAAQALNIAAILGWVSLQQNERIGALLFNGQKHHWQAAKRQTSEWGFCLQQAIALQNQLRQPQSPNAKDWPQALKQLLLSPSANHKVFLIGDMINMTQCATKELLQLSKKADVSAIHIYDPLEKQLPHFGWLSLTPSLQSDNWLQLDSSNSKTQAAYQDLYQKQWRQTFDRCSQLGIALIEVSSAANPMSALMQQQLIV
- a CDS encoding AAA family ATPase; this translates as MANNLAQDFQQLQQQINQHIIGQQHLTERLLIALLADGHLLVEGPPGLAKTKAIKTLADFIEGSFHRIQFTPDLLPSDITGTEIYRPENGAFEFQSGPIFHNLILADEINRAPAKVQAALLEAMAEGQVSVGKRSLPMEQLFMVMATQNPLEQEGTYPLPEAQLDRFMLHVNIGYPDAQSERQILDLVENEARRKEATAAASHLTQDKLFEARQQILDIHVADNVKTYLVELVMATREAKSYSDELAQQIAVGVSPRATIALSRCARAHAWLHGKDFVSPDNVQAVIHDVFRHRLLLSFEAEAQGVDCDTVINQILQLVPVT
- a CDS encoding VWA domain-containing protein; translation: MWNGLLNHIAQVDLLWPWMLALLPLPWLLRFVIKPVKQQQSPLLAPQIIQRINGQMPEQSLIDPQQQKSRLSVLAVLLWISLILAATRPVYYLDSTPFEASGKEMMLAVDLSGSMQKTDMYLGGDEVNRLLAVKAVVSEFINQRRGDRMGLIVFGSQAFLQSPLTYDLNTVKTLLMETEIGMAGNNTAIGDAIGLSLKHLNQYKQQQKLSDSVLILLTDGSNTDGEVDPFDAAQQAKKMGLKIYTVGVGKVRSRVGLDNFLAQKPDMDIEALTQIAKITGGAFFQANDTKQLAQIYQHINQLESVEHDIYSYRLRSELYIWPLALALLLSFFAAAWRFRSAL
- a CDS encoding DUF4381 domain-containing protein, encoding MPNVMDNPNNLNDATQLSAALGQQLHDIQLPDPVGWWPLSYSSWLLIFALIMAIVGVTWYFLEQKRRNRYRHQALKKLQVIQQAEHLSANEKIAEINQLVKQVALSAYGRNATAALIDQAWLDFLQNRCKFIAQPDNLNAIMMLGYQERTEIQIANQQTLSVKNAVQIWYDYAYKWIKGHHQ